In Enoplosus armatus isolate fEnoArm2 chromosome 20, fEnoArm2.hap1, whole genome shotgun sequence, the sequence TTTAGAGGATACATGAGTAAGACTTCACACTGATTTCACAGATAATGCtctttgtgtttgcactgaCCTCTCTGAACACAACTCACCTTCACTTCACAGGCTGAAGACGGATGCTCAAGGATCAGCTGTTTCTTGTAGAAAGGCCCTCTGTCTGAACTGTGAACACAACAGAGAGGGACACTATTTCAACATCACATCAGACATTATCAAACTCAGAATATATCAGAACTTAGTCGAAACATTATCCATCAAAAATGCATAATAAATGTATCAATGTCAACttcattaatgttttttaaataatctgtATGACATTTAAGCCTGTATTCAACATTGGACAATGGAGAATGACAGGACATGTGAGGAGACAGTGGGgatgacatgaaaacaaagatgaatGAATTGTTTAACTGCATATCGAACTGTATGACAGCACAAGTCCAACTTAATTAATCCACAAATGTCACAAGTTAATTTAGTGAAAGCAACCCAGCTTTAAGTACATTGCCAAGTCATACTCAAAACAATTAGAACATTGTTAATTATTTTTGTAGCCCCCCACATGAAGTGACCACAGATATGTACCTAACAGAGATCTCAACTGACttaaaactgatctcagtttgctttctttccatctgtgttgatcagaatcagaatctgattctgattctgattctgatcaacaCAGATGGAACTGAAAGATTCTTTGCTCTAAATTCaaataacatgtaaaacatGCAACCCAAGCGAtgataactgtgtgtgtgtatatacctGTCCGGCTGGATGCTGTCGTCCCTCTCCCCACGTACTGTCCCACAGTATTCTCCCATCTCGCTGTACACCTCCATGGTTCGAGCCTCGCTGATGACCAGTAGGCGGCTGATGGCAGTAGGGGAGCAGGGGCTGCAGTGGAGCATCAGGACACAAGGAGacccttcctctgtctgctccAACAGCACCGGGCCGGCCCTGTGAGGGAAAGATTAGTGTTAAAGGTTGGATGGATGAAAGGATGTAAAATGCATCTTATCTCACATCTATGCCCCTACTGTTAGTGAAAGCGATGGTGAGGTTTGCCCACgttacacacacagttaaaatgCACTTCTGCGTCAGACTTTAGACATTAACAGGGATTGTGTaacatgactttaaaaaaatccccaaaacaccTCAAGCAGCAGAATCCAAACACGGTAAGCCAAAAGAATCCTAGTTTTTACAGCATCATTTTTCACAGTTAATTGACTTCATATATAAGCTAAAAGCTTCTTACCAGTTTGTCTCGTCTccctctgactgactgagctcctcttcatcatcgtcTTTGTTACTCATGTGAACAGGAAGCAGGACATCAGCCAGATGAGCGTGACAGACCCAAGCAGCTCCGCTCTTCACAGCAATGTCCACCATGATGCTGCTGAGGCCACAGCCACTGTAACCTACGAGGACACGAACTAGGAGACAAAGTAGGAAACAACTtaggaggagagaagagtgaATATGAACCTAGGTTAGGACGGGACTGTCCATAGGCAAATTAGGATTTGTATTTCTTCAGATGAACCTTAAGCCCTAACGTTATAATTGTAGGCTATAACACATGTCAATGGAAATTAATTTCATATATATTATGTAGAGGcttagtttttcttttcctctccggAATGAATGTATGTGGTTGTTACAGGataaaaaaacatccaccaGCTATGATGTGAGGATGTTTTGACGagtatttgttttctatttcaatATTAATTTCGGCTTACGTTATATTTAGATGTAAATCAAGCATTTATTACAACAGCAGTAACTGTAAACTAACAGTATAGCTTGCTTTTAACTGTACCTTAAAATGGCTTAATCTGAAACCGTTCATTAGCTTGTTTTCTTCAGGTTTCCTAAAAGCTCGTCATCGCATCTTTTCAGACGTAATCCGAAAAACTACGGATGAACTTAATTCGCGGCtataactaataataaaacGGTGAATCTCTGGTCCGATTTAGCTTCGGCTAAATCCGAAGCACAGAAGTAGAGACGGGCTGTTGTCATGACGTCATTAAACTGCGACTCGTGAGACGTCAACCCAGGCTGTGGTGCTGTTTTGGTAAATAAGCCCTTTTTTCGAGTACAACAAATAACTGTACGCGCTGTATTTAAGAGGAACTGTATGTAGCGTCGTGTGAAAGCTTGTGACACTTTCACAGTATGGAGAATGGTGACTGGAAAGCTGTATAGTTGCACATGAACAGTAGCGTTagttgtgttttgatgtttcaaGTCCTTTATTGATTTTACGACATGCTGTCCAAATGGTAGACAAATAACGGCGTACATAATGAATGTATACATCTTGTTAAAGCAGGGGATGGACTTCACAGAGTGCTACGGAGACACAGTCTCCAGTGTCGCTGCCGCAGCTCGCTCAGGCTGCAGGAAGCGGGTGAGGAGGCTGATGAAGAGGGGTCTCAGTGTTGACTGTCCGGACAACCGCGGCTGGGTCGCCCTGCATGAGGCGGCAGCTGCTGGCAGTAAGGACTGTGTGCAGGAACTTCTGTCTGCAGCGGGCGGTAAGAGCGGGTATTGTACCACTCAGTGTAGTTCTCACATATTAGATAATGTTTggattttttctctctgtataaACGACtgaaacagttcaaaacccaaagcaATACAATTAACAAGgcaatgaaacagagaaaagcagcaaatcctcacatatTAGAAGGTAGAACCAGAAAATGTTCAGTCAAGTGTGCATTTCAGGTAGACacaacttttcttttcccttttctgaCTGTAAGCAGCAGGCTCATCCCGTGGCTGCCGTGCCTATGTGAACGCTTTGACACATGAGGGGGAATCTGCATGTTACCTGGCAGCGCAGCGTGGACACCTGGCTGTGGTCCGACTCCTCCTGAAAGCGCACGCCAACATCAACCAGCTAACAAATGACTTATCCTGTCCTTTGTATGCAGGTATAACATTTGCACATTATCAAATTGGTGTTAATGTATTTCTGTACTGATAGCTTTTGTACTGTTTTCACCCCTGTATGCTCTGACCAAATACATTTCCTCTTCTGGATAGTACAGTAaaattttatttgattaattctGTCTGCAATATTTATCAGCTACTAACTGTTTTCCAACAGCTGTAGATGGCGGGTACAAGGAGGTTGTGGAACTGCTGGTCAGTAAGGGTGCAGAGGTCAACAGAACACACACTGCATCCTGCTGGACCTGCCTTCATCAAGCTGTTTATAAGGTAATAACTGAacccacaaacactcacatctCTCGGAGATGTATCCTAACTTGTAAGGTACCTTTTGTATTCCCTAAGGGTCACAGTGAAATTGTGCGCACACTGGTCAACGTGTGCAACCTGGAGGCACTAGATGACCACGGGATTTCCCCTCTCTTCGTGGCTGCACAGTATGGACAGCAGGAATGCCTGGAAATCCTTGTTAATGCTGGTAAATACCTGTTTTTCTTAATGTCTTTATAAGTGCATTTGTTCATAGCTCTAAGTATAACtttatttgtttcagtttaaTGTTGGTCAGTTTCCACCAGAGTTCATTACTTGTGTCCCAGCTGCTCTCCCTGCCTCTACTTTTCACTCCTCTCTTAAACCAGTaatcaagtaaaataaaatacataatgaattgtgttttatttggttttcaCTTCAGGTGCCAATGTGAGCACCCAGGCAGCTGATCTGGCCACACCACTGCTGATTGCCTCTCAGGAGGGCCACCAGGCATGTGTGGATTTCCTTTTGGACCGCGGGGCAGATCCTAATGTAGCCTGCAGTCATGACTGGCCCCAGCTTCCcattcatgctgctgctgagtttgGCCACATCGGGTACTGACTCATAACTGTTACATATTGTTGGCAGTAATTCCTAACTTTATCTGAGATAAAGTTCTTATAAAGAAGCAATGTCTAGTTGTGATTCCTCATCAATTGTtgcaactgatgaactaaagaCTGTTTTCTCAGATTTTGTCATTTGAGAGTTGAAGAGAGAAAACTATGCAGGAAagagatttttatttaattatttagttgattaaatgtcagaaaactgaaaatattcattgcagtttcccagagcccaaggtgatatCTTCATATTACCAACATACCGTTCAAATCCCTAGGATCTTCtgtttacaattatataaaacattggaaaatcagcaaatcctcatattggagtagctggaaccagagaatgtttagCATTTTGCTTGATAATCTAAAACAATTAACCAAAAATAATTtgctgttgatcaactaattgattaatctactACTCATCTCAGCACTGATCATCATAATCTTATTATAAACACATTCTTAGGAGGTGCTTAACCCTGATATTTGTGAATCCAGTGTCCTCAGGAGGCTGATAGCTGTTACGGATCGTGTGTGTGACCGTGGTGATGGCATGGTGAGTCCACTGTATGTGGCCGTCAACAGGCATCAGAGCAAGAGTATCGAGATACTCTTGAGGGAAGGTTATAGCCCAGATGCCCAGGACTGCACACACTTCCTGGGCATCCGTTCACCACTCTCCTTTGCCTTGTGT encodes:
- the asb3 gene encoding ankyrin repeat and SOCS box protein 3; protein product: MDFTECYGDTVSSVAAAARSGCRKRVRRLMKRGLSVDCPDNRGWVALHEAAAAGSKDCVQELLSAAGAAGSSRGCRAYVNALTHEGESACYLAAQRGHLAVVRLLLKAHANINQLTNDLSCPLYAAVDGGYKEVVELLVSKGAEVNRTHTASCWTCLHQAVYKGHSEIVRTLVNVCNLEALDDHGISPLFVAAQYGQQECLEILVNAGANVSTQAADLATPLLIASQEGHQACVDFLLDRGADPNVACSHDWPQLPIHAAAEFGHIGVLRRLIAVTDRVCDRGDGMVSPLYVAVNRHQSKSIEILLREGYSPDAQDCTHFLGIRSPLSFALCRTSNKPYSESVRMLVAAGASFSEEDWIYALATDKTDLLQLILEHRWIPRPEALTRNCSVPHHGKTVLKLQELRELLCVALNQVHFSACWLPLLLKAGLEPSLLLQPHMLEQADGEVLNYLLEFLNWSTLSPPLKHILERRRTEKTWEPCPQFESIPCLSYLCRLQVRLVLGPDLLMRTNVVQQLPVPSPLHGFLQFRDTPKASYTHSPPSPLLNRIQGYRSTHQHIHVL